One segment of Shewanella piezotolerans WP3 DNA contains the following:
- a CDS encoding helix-turn-helix transcriptional regulator, with translation MTEPTELIYMSARQVSEYLDLNEKKVYSMANDRILPATKITGKWLFPKILIDRWVMDSCHSGMLSDRMHITGSDDPLLSMLVARMMSQVGKSELISYSSTGSRLGLDLLSRGYADVCTLHWGSVEERGVRHPALLQGYANHQQWVMVHGYTRKQGLMMRSDMHHRCQELDKISQQSWRWVARQAGAGSQQHLEQWLMKQGATFEQLNSSLVAQSERELAGYIARNDADIGFGCQSVALESGLSFVPLVTESFDFVMPQGIYFRRQLQRLFNLLAEPQSQQLAATLGGYDLTDCGKIIWNGQA, from the coding sequence ATGACTGAGCCTACAGAGCTTATCTACATGAGTGCCAGACAGGTCTCTGAATATTTAGATTTAAATGAGAAAAAAGTCTATTCCATGGCGAATGATCGCATTTTACCCGCGACGAAAATCACCGGAAAATGGCTGTTCCCTAAAATATTAATTGACCGTTGGGTCATGGATTCTTGCCATAGCGGTATGCTCTCAGATCGAATGCACATAACCGGCAGCGATGATCCTCTGCTATCCATGTTAGTTGCTCGCATGATGTCGCAAGTCGGTAAGAGTGAATTGATTAGCTACAGCTCTACTGGCTCACGCTTAGGATTAGATCTGCTTTCTCGCGGCTATGCCGATGTGTGTACTCTCCACTGGGGCAGTGTTGAAGAGCGCGGCGTGCGCCATCCAGCATTACTGCAAGGCTATGCAAACCATCAGCAATGGGTGATGGTGCATGGCTATACCCGTAAACAAGGATTGATGATGCGCTCGGATATGCATCATCGCTGCCAGGAGTTGGACAAAATATCCCAACAGTCTTGGCGCTGGGTTGCAAGACAAGCAGGTGCAGGTAGTCAGCAACATTTAGAACAATGGCTAATGAAGCAAGGGGCTACATTTGAGCAGCTAAACTCAAGCTTAGTTGCTCAAAGTGAGCGGGAATTAGCAGGTTATATCGCCCGTAATGACGCTGATATTGGCTTTGGTTGCCAGTCCGTTGCACTTGAAAGTGGTTTGAGCTTTGTGCCGTTAGTGACAGAATCTTTTGACTTCGTAATGCCACAAGGGATCTACTTTAGACGTCAGTTGCAACGGTTATTCAACTTACTAGCCGAACCCCAATCACAGCAATTAGCAGCGACATTAGGTGGCTACGATTTAACGGACTGTGGAAAAATTATTTGGAATGGACAAGCATAA
- a CDS encoding DUF3305 domain-containing protein: MQHTESQWPMYVSLKKIEKQVGRWTSVQWEVDQMLPATHAAPEGARLVLLELHKDERGSYRINIDMDNAMLYIVCDENLEGDWIPAAISADQNVAAGCLEGDTPVLNIPMPQAIACWIEAFITRHGEVEIRAHRRQKHVNRRKNEGPSTNHLAGNS, translated from the coding sequence ATGCAACATACCGAAAGCCAATGGCCAATGTACGTTTCTCTAAAAAAAATTGAGAAGCAAGTCGGAAGATGGACCTCAGTACAGTGGGAAGTCGATCAAATGCTTCCTGCCACCCACGCCGCACCAGAAGGTGCAAGACTCGTCTTGCTTGAGCTGCATAAAGACGAGCGCGGCAGTTACCGTATCAATATTGATATGGATAACGCCATGTTATACATCGTTTGTGACGAAAACCTCGAGGGGGACTGGATCCCCGCCGCTATCTCAGCAGATCAAAACGTTGCAGCTGGCTGTCTAGAGGGCGATACCCCAGTACTCAATATCCCTATGCCACAAGCTATTGCTTGCTGGATTGAAGCGTTTATTACTCGCCATGGTGAAGTTGAAATTAGAGCCCATCGTCGTCAAAAGCATGTTAATCGCCGAAAGAATGAAGGCCCAAGCACCAACCATTTAGCAGGTAACTCATGA
- a CDS encoding formate dehydrogenase accessory sulfurtransferase FdhD: MTANKSNPTLIKTDTEVPLTIAVKAVNEKGEQVDKFIACERPLTVYLNWRPIVTLMTLGARAEALSLGYLKNQGFISDLSQLESVIVDWDVNSAAILTSEKTDDLDEKLSEKTVTSGCGQGTVYGGFMAGLDEINLPTPQIKQSMIYSLLKNISAYNETYKNAGAVHGCGLCQGDQIKGFVEDVGRHNAVDTLAGEMWLKQDIGHNKLFYTTGRLTSEMVIKVAKMGIPVLLSRSGATQMGLELAQKLGITMIARAKGRHFLVYNGAENIEFDAI; this comes from the coding sequence ATGACAGCAAACAAGAGCAACCCAACTTTAATCAAAACTGACACCGAAGTTCCGCTTACTATTGCGGTCAAAGCCGTCAACGAAAAGGGTGAACAGGTCGATAAATTTATTGCTTGTGAACGCCCACTTACGGTTTATTTGAATTGGCGCCCAATAGTAACCTTAATGACTTTAGGAGCCAGAGCGGAAGCTTTGTCTTTGGGTTACCTTAAAAATCAGGGCTTTATCTCTGACTTAAGTCAACTCGAATCTGTCATTGTCGATTGGGATGTAAACTCCGCAGCTATCCTCACTAGTGAAAAAACCGATGACTTAGATGAAAAGCTCTCCGAAAAGACAGTCACTTCAGGCTGTGGTCAAGGCACTGTATATGGTGGTTTTATGGCGGGTCTCGATGAGATAAACCTGCCAACACCACAAATAAAGCAAAGCATGATCTATAGCCTGCTTAAGAATATCAGTGCCTATAACGAAACCTACAAAAATGCAGGTGCGGTGCATGGTTGCGGTTTATGCCAAGGTGACCAAATAAAAGGGTTTGTAGAAGATGTTGGTCGCCATAATGCCGTTGATACATTGGCAGGTGAGATGTGGTTAAAGCAAGACATTGGTCATAACAAGCTGTTTTACACAACTGGGCGGCTAACTTCAGAGATGGTGATTAAAGTTGCCAAGATGGGCATTCCAGTGCTGCTTTCCCGAAGTGGAGCCACCCAAATGGGGCTTGAACTCGCACAGAAGCTTGGGATCACGATGATCGCCCGAGCCAAAGGCCGTCACTTCTTGGTTTATAACGGCGCAGAAAACATTGAATTTGATGCAATTTAA
- a CDS encoding DUF4440 domain-containing protein: MNFRLENLLIELELYLQKPEVRASQAELARLISDDFMEFAASGCSFGKSEVLSRLPDERAPHIETSHFEVRELTEGVCQIFYRAKLKKADENITSFSIRSSIWRKHKEAWQMVFHQGTPCRPF, encoded by the coding sequence GTGAACTTCAGACTGGAAAACTTACTAATAGAGTTGGAGTTATACCTGCAAAAACCTGAGGTGAGAGCATCTCAGGCGGAGTTAGCGCGCTTAATTAGTGATGATTTTATGGAGTTTGCTGCTAGCGGCTGCAGTTTTGGTAAAAGTGAAGTGCTTTCACGCTTACCAGATGAACGTGCGCCGCATATTGAAACTAGCCATTTTGAAGTGAGAGAACTCACGGAAGGGGTTTGTCAGATTTTTTATCGTGCAAAGCTTAAAAAAGCGGATGAGAACATCACCAGCTTTTCTATACGGAGTTCAATTTGGCGTAAACATAAGGAGGCGTGGCAAATGGTGTTTCACCAAGGCACGCCTTGTAGACCATTTTGA
- a CDS encoding DUF3306 domain-containing protein → MSGLLSRWNLRRQKVEQEAEADFEALDATEVQVETEEVIDTATVEADGTSVDTVESNEDKLLTAEDLPDPEKIEVGGSFASFMGANVDPAAKSAALKALWKQPHYSEIDGLLEYALDYSNQPKLSADVSAELAKKVFRHVVKDKDDEEENEEALALESDEMTSTEEAVQAEVVSDTESVSDILDGEDEHLSQNEPEHQDVTNKKVV, encoded by the coding sequence ATGAGTGGCTTGTTGTCGCGCTGGAACCTGCGCCGACAAAAAGTAGAGCAGGAAGCTGAAGCCGATTTCGAAGCGCTAGATGCTACTGAAGTACAGGTTGAAACCGAAGAGGTTATTGATACTGCTACGGTAGAAGCTGATGGCACTAGTGTTGATACGGTCGAATCTAATGAAGATAAACTGCTTACGGCAGAAGATCTCCCTGACCCCGAAAAAATTGAAGTCGGTGGTAGCTTTGCTAGCTTCATGGGCGCCAATGTCGATCCAGCCGCTAAGTCTGCTGCATTAAAGGCGCTGTGGAAGCAACCACATTACAGCGAAATTGATGGGTTGCTTGAGTATGCTCTCGATTATAGCAATCAACCTAAGTTATCTGCCGATGTATCGGCTGAATTAGCCAAGAAAGTATTCCGCCATGTTGTTAAAGATAAAGACGATGAGGAGGAGAACGAAGAGGCTTTGGCACTCGAGTCAGATGAGATGACCAGTACCGAAGAAGCTGTTCAAGCTGAAGTTGTTAGCGATACCGAATCGGTATCGGACATTTTGGACGGTGAAGATGAGCACCTGTCCCAAAATGAACCAGAACACCAAGACGTTACTAATAAGAAAGTTGTTTAA
- a CDS encoding 4Fe-4S binding protein gives MSNRETQVGLKEVRQQVLAGTQVIQNLIPPTVSYTTEGNVLVIGPEDLARLAADKLSHMGKCAILANEAITSQDEAHLERVMNAAEDVESYYNKLIEIKGFLGQFQVKVEHEEGNADLSVVAIRKAHFDLILDLSMSPCINLEMLPPGYFYVGQDEAKLAEALEQLPDLIGEFDKPRYVKVNSEICAHSRNGNEGCNRCLNFCPADAIASVEKKIEIDPYLCHGAGSCTNACPTGAISYDLPTPQSMHTYLNKLVTRFRSQAQVAPVVLFHDIGKGAELVTDQLAGEIIPVKMEEITVASIDHWMSSLAWGARQILILNTDATAPTLTQMLNGELALANDILDEMGQPRRISLITENHLTEAGADELSELLTTSASWPVIVPAAFAATTKRETIYAAVDHLNEQAASVDTCLSQSNIPYGRVSVNTESCTLCMSCVATCPTGALTDGGDLPALHFVEQDCVQCGLCDAGCPEKVISLTPQVNFDKASRQARQTLHEEAPFECITCGTPFATQSMVKRMLEVVGTHSAFSANTERLKMCGDCRVKDMFEDILQDPEKQLR, from the coding sequence GTGAGCAATCGTGAAACACAAGTTGGACTCAAAGAGGTTCGACAGCAGGTCCTTGCTGGGACACAGGTTATTCAAAACCTAATCCCACCGACCGTAAGTTATACCACCGAGGGCAATGTGCTCGTTATCGGGCCGGAAGATTTGGCACGTTTAGCAGCTGACAAATTGTCCCATATGGGCAAGTGTGCCATTTTAGCTAATGAAGCTATTACTAGCCAAGATGAAGCGCATCTTGAGCGGGTTATGAATGCCGCTGAAGATGTTGAAAGTTACTATAACAAGCTTATAGAGATAAAAGGCTTTCTTGGTCAGTTTCAAGTTAAAGTCGAGCACGAAGAGGGGAACGCTGACCTAAGTGTTGTGGCGATTCGTAAAGCCCATTTCGATCTCATTCTTGATCTCAGCATGAGCCCATGCATTAACCTAGAGATGCTACCGCCAGGCTATTTTTATGTCGGCCAAGATGAAGCCAAACTAGCTGAAGCACTGGAACAGTTACCTGATCTTATCGGTGAGTTCGATAAGCCGCGTTATGTGAAGGTCAATAGTGAGATCTGTGCTCACAGTCGCAATGGCAACGAAGGCTGTAATCGCTGTTTGAATTTCTGCCCCGCAGATGCAATCGCCAGTGTTGAGAAGAAAATCGAAATCGATCCTTACCTTTGCCATGGTGCGGGGAGTTGTACTAATGCCTGCCCAACGGGTGCAATTAGTTATGACTTGCCGACACCACAGTCAATGCACACTTACCTCAATAAATTGGTGACACGCTTCCGCTCACAGGCGCAAGTGGCACCAGTGGTGTTGTTTCATGACATTGGAAAAGGGGCTGAGTTAGTCACTGACCAACTTGCGGGCGAAATCATTCCTGTAAAGATGGAAGAGATTACCGTTGCTAGCATTGATCACTGGATGTCGTCACTGGCATGGGGCGCACGCCAGATCTTAATCCTTAATACAGACGCCACTGCGCCAACACTAACCCAGATGCTCAATGGTGAACTAGCGTTAGCCAATGACATTCTTGATGAGATGGGTCAGCCACGTCGTATAAGTTTAATCACCGAAAACCACTTAACCGAAGCCGGTGCAGACGAACTTTCAGAGCTGTTAACCACTAGTGCTAGCTGGCCAGTGATTGTTCCTGCTGCATTTGCTGCGACGACTAAGCGCGAGACAATTTATGCCGCGGTTGATCACCTAAATGAGCAGGCGGCATCTGTCGATACCTGCTTATCTCAAAGCAATATCCCTTATGGCCGAGTTAGCGTTAATACCGAGAGCTGCACCTTGTGCATGTCTTGTGTCGCAACTTGCCCTACTGGTGCGTTAACTGACGGTGGTGACCTACCTGCACTACACTTTGTTGAACAAGACTGTGTGCAATGCGGTTTATGTGACGCGGGCTGCCCGGAAAAAGTTATTAGTTTAACGCCGCAGGTTAACTTCGATAAAGCCTCGCGCCAAGCACGTCAGACCTTACATGAGGAAGCCCCGTTTGAATGTATTACTTGCGGCACACCGTTCGCAACGCAATCCATGGTCAAACGGATGTTAGAAGTGGTAGGAACCCACAGTGCCTTCAGTGCCAACACAGAGCGATTGAAAATGTGTGGCGACTGTCGTGTAAAAGACATGTTTGAAGACATTCTTCAAGATCCTGAAAAGCAACTGCGATAA
- the rlmF gene encoding 23S rRNA (adenine(1618)-N(6))-methyltransferase RlmF yields the protein MNKTDSKLTPIASTKATPKLNKGMHPRNLHNAGYDFEALISSFNELKPFVSRNDFGNLSIDFASPKAVKALNAALLKHHYGVDNWDIPEGFLCPPIPGRADYIHHIADLLAVKKSSKNKIPKGDKITVLDIGTGANVIYPLLGVQSYGWQFVGSDVDPASLENAQQIFAKNPGISGKFSCRLQGNTQHVFNGIINKDDRFDVTLCNPPFHASLAEASAGTARKLTNLAANRAAKSGSKATKKTANIETAVLNFGGQKAELWCEGGERQFLSNMISESRSYASQCFWFTSLISKKENLKPAQALLQKVNAHQVKVIEMHQGSKITRILAWTFLTQEQQQLWLQYRELF from the coding sequence ATGAATAAAACAGATAGCAAGCTGACTCCAATCGCTTCAACAAAAGCGACCCCAAAACTCAATAAGGGGATGCACCCGCGTAACCTTCACAATGCAGGTTATGATTTTGAAGCGCTTATTAGCAGTTTTAATGAGCTTAAACCGTTTGTTAGCCGTAACGATTTTGGTAATTTGTCGATAGATTTCGCCTCTCCTAAAGCAGTAAAAGCGCTTAATGCTGCGTTGCTCAAGCACCATTACGGGGTGGATAACTGGGATATACCTGAAGGGTTTTTATGCCCACCGATCCCGGGGCGTGCTGACTATATTCATCATATTGCAGATCTACTTGCGGTAAAAAAGTCATCTAAAAATAAGATCCCCAAAGGCGACAAAATTACTGTATTAGATATAGGCACAGGCGCAAATGTCATCTACCCGCTGCTTGGAGTCCAATCTTACGGCTGGCAGTTTGTCGGTAGTGATGTTGACCCAGCCTCACTTGAAAATGCGCAGCAGATCTTTGCTAAAAACCCAGGGATAAGTGGTAAATTTAGTTGCCGATTACAAGGTAATACGCAGCATGTATTCAACGGGATTATCAACAAAGACGATCGTTTCGATGTTACTTTATGTAATCCCCCCTTTCATGCGTCTCTTGCTGAAGCCAGTGCTGGCACGGCACGAAAGTTAACTAATTTGGCGGCTAATCGTGCTGCTAAATCGGGAAGCAAAGCAACCAAGAAAACGGCAAATATAGAGACTGCAGTACTCAATTTTGGTGGACAGAAAGCCGAGCTTTGGTGTGAAGGCGGCGAAAGGCAGTTTCTCAGCAACATGATCAGCGAAAGCCGAAGCTATGCTAGCCAGTGTTTTTGGTTCACGAGTTTAATCTCTAAAAAAGAAAATTTGAAACCTGCTCAAGCTTTACTTCAGAAAGTCAACGCCCATCAAGTGAAGGTGATTGAGATGCATCAAGGCAGCAAAATTACCCGTATTTTGGCGTGGACTTTTTTAACACAAGAGCAGCAGCAGTTATGGCTGCAGTATCGTGAGCTATTTTAG